From Shewanella psychrophila, a single genomic window includes:
- the ahpC gene encoding alkyl hydroperoxide reductase subunit C has product MNQSIINTEIKPFSATAFHKGEFVPVTDKDLLGKWSVVFFYPADFTFVCPTELGDMADHYAKLQEMGVEVYSVSTDTHFTHKAWHDTSDTINKIQYPMIGDPTGAITRNFGVMIEEDGLALRGTFVINPEGQIKVSEVHDLGIGRSAAELVRKIQAAQYVATHDGEVCPAAWQPGADTLAPSLDLVGKI; this is encoded by the coding sequence ATGAACCAATCTATTATCAACACTGAAATCAAGCCTTTCTCTGCAACCGCTTTTCACAAGGGTGAGTTTGTCCCGGTTACAGACAAAGATTTACTAGGCAAGTGGTCAGTTGTTTTCTTCTACCCAGCAGATTTCACTTTTGTATGTCCAACTGAACTTGGCGACATGGCTGACCATTACGCTAAATTGCAAGAGATGGGTGTTGAAGTTTACTCAGTATCTACCGACACACACTTCACACATAAAGCATGGCACGATACTTCAGATACTATCAACAAGATCCAGTACCCAATGATCGGTGACCCAACTGGCGCAATCACACGTAACTTCGGTGTGATGATTGAAGAAGATGGTTTGGCACTACGTGGCACATTCGTTATTAATCCTGAAGGTCAAATCAAGGTTAGCGAAGTTCATGACCTTGGAATAGGCCGTAGTGCTGCTGAACTAGTTCGTAAGATTCAAGCTGCTCAATATGTAGCAACTCACGACGGTGAAGTATGTCCAGCTGCATGGCAGCCAGGTGCAGATACTCTTGCACCATCTCTAGACTTAGTCGGTAAAATCTAA
- a CDS encoding spermidine synthase yields MQDEQILHESQDEHGPLIVLDDKHMRVLSFGDNDEQSKLLKSEPHIPQHTYIQAMLLVLLFIKPKRVIILGLGGGGLIHALRRFDTGIKVTAVELRAQVIELARRYFQLPIGKKLSIIHQDANQFLEQGDHKKADIIFADIYGADGVDENQLSEAFIANAATLIKTDGYLVLNCWKEHSHNRVLLSHLQQHFCEVRACLTGGGNWVVFAGKTKRELSSAGLKSKAHSLSQQLDFSLGRSLTRFDLWE; encoded by the coding sequence ATGCAAGACGAACAGATCCTCCACGAAAGCCAAGATGAGCACGGTCCACTTATTGTTCTAGATGATAAACATATGCGGGTATTGTCATTCGGCGATAATGATGAGCAGAGCAAGTTACTTAAGTCCGAGCCTCACATTCCTCAGCATACTTATATCCAGGCCATGTTGTTAGTCCTGCTATTTATCAAGCCAAAGCGAGTCATCATCTTAGGTCTAGGCGGTGGCGGGTTAATTCATGCACTGCGTCGATTCGACACTGGCATTAAGGTCACCGCGGTAGAGTTAAGGGCTCAAGTTATTGAGTTAGCTAGGCGTTACTTTCAATTGCCAATCGGTAAAAAGCTGTCGATTATCCATCAAGATGCCAATCAGTTTCTCGAGCAAGGCGATCATAAGAAAGCCGATATTATTTTTGCCGATATCTATGGTGCAGATGGTGTCGATGAAAATCAGCTATCTGAGGCCTTTATTGCCAATGCTGCAACCTTGATTAAAACCGATGGTTATCTGGTATTAAACTGCTGGAAGGAACATAGCCACAATCGTGTGCTATTGAGTCATTTGCAACAACATTTTTGCGAGGTTAGGGCTTGCTTGACCGGAGGCGGTAACTGGGTGGTGTTTGCTGGTAAAACGAAACGTGAGCTCAGTAGTGCAGGATTAAAGTCCAAGGCTCACTCTTTGTCACAACAGCTAGACTTCTCCCTTGGTCGCTCCCTGACGCGATTTGACCTGTGGGAGTAG
- a CDS encoding dienelactone hydrolase family protein, with product MMVKQEVHDIPTNTGLMRTYLYRPKEDGVFATIIFYSEIFQQTAPIARAAAILAGHGFVVLVPEVFHELNPIGTILAYDDAGKDKGNEDKFAKPLETHDSDVEALVSFARSQEFCTSQVGSMGVCIGGHLAYRAALNPDVSAAFCLYATDIHSNTLPCQVGNDSLSRTQDIQGELVMVWGKQDPHVSGEGRKLIYAKLEEADRNFTWLEVNAEHAFMRDGADRYDPALAMQMYAQAVDFFHRLLR from the coding sequence ATGATGGTAAAACAAGAAGTTCATGATATTCCAACTAACACAGGTTTGATGCGAACTTATCTTTATCGCCCAAAAGAGGATGGGGTGTTTGCTACGATTATTTTTTATTCAGAAATTTTTCAGCAAACGGCTCCCATAGCAAGGGCCGCAGCTATCTTGGCTGGTCATGGCTTCGTCGTACTGGTGCCAGAGGTATTTCATGAGTTGAATCCTATCGGTACAATATTGGCTTATGATGATGCAGGTAAAGATAAGGGCAATGAAGACAAGTTTGCTAAACCGCTAGAGACCCATGATTCAGACGTTGAAGCTTTGGTCAGCTTCGCCAGAAGCCAAGAATTTTGCACCAGTCAGGTTGGAAGTATGGGGGTCTGTATCGGTGGACATTTAGCTTACCGCGCCGCGCTTAACCCTGATGTCTCCGCCGCATTCTGCCTCTATGCTACAGATATCCATTCCAACACGCTTCCTTGTCAGGTTGGCAATGACTCCCTGAGTCGTACTCAAGACATTCAGGGTGAATTAGTGATGGTTTGGGGCAAGCAAGATCCCCATGTGTCTGGCGAAGGGCGCAAGTTGATTTACGCTAAACTGGAAGAGGCAGACCGAAATTTCACTTGGCTAGAAGTTAATGCCGAGCACGCCTTTATGCGTGATGGTGCAGATAGGTACGATCCAGCTCTTGCTATGCAGATGTATGCTCAAGCTGTCGACTTCTTTCATCGTTTATTAAGGTAA
- a CDS encoding 2-hydroxyacid dehydrogenase translates to MKIGFFSAKHYDMEHFDRTNQAFGASIEYFDYRLCMKSVKLAHGFEAICAFVNDSLCEEVLVELAKNGTKIIAMRCAGFNNVDLVAAERLGLKVVNVPAYSPESVAEHTIALMLTLNRKVHKAYQRTRDANFSLEGLVGFNMHGRTVGVIGTGKIGLAAIKVLLGFGCKVIAHDPYPNQSVLDLGVDYVSLDEMYPVCDIITLHCPLTDNNHHLLSKSSFDKMKMGVMVINTSRGGLLDALDAMEALKTGQLGALGLDVYENEKELFFEDKSNEIIQDDIFRRLSACHNVIFTGHQAFLTAEALGSIALTSLTNVRQLLDGEPCPNALF, encoded by the coding sequence ATGAAGATAGGTTTTTTTAGTGCCAAGCACTATGACATGGAACACTTTGATCGTACTAACCAGGCTTTTGGTGCTTCAATCGAGTATTTTGATTATCGACTGTGTATGAAGTCGGTTAAGTTGGCCCATGGTTTCGAGGCTATCTGCGCTTTTGTAAATGATTCCCTTTGCGAGGAGGTACTCGTTGAGCTGGCTAAAAATGGCACTAAGATAATCGCCATGCGTTGTGCAGGCTTTAATAATGTGGACCTAGTGGCTGCAGAGAGATTAGGGCTCAAAGTGGTTAATGTGCCAGCTTATTCTCCCGAGTCAGTGGCGGAGCACACCATAGCATTAATGCTGACACTGAACCGCAAGGTGCATAAAGCTTATCAACGAACCCGAGATGCCAATTTTTCATTAGAAGGCTTGGTTGGCTTCAATATGCATGGCCGCACTGTCGGTGTAATAGGAACCGGCAAGATAGGTTTAGCGGCAATTAAAGTCTTGCTGGGATTTGGCTGTAAAGTTATCGCTCATGACCCATATCCAAATCAGTCAGTGTTAGATCTAGGTGTTGACTATGTGTCCCTAGATGAGATGTACCCAGTATGTGACATCATCACCCTTCATTGCCCTCTTACGGATAATAACCACCACCTATTATCTAAATCTAGCTTCGATAAGATGAAAATGGGTGTCATGGTGATTAATACCAGTCGAGGTGGCTTACTCGATGCCTTAGATGCTATGGAGGCATTAAAAACTGGGCAACTTGGTGCTTTAGGCTTAGATGTATATGAAAATGAGAAAGAACTGTTTTTTGAAGATAAATCGAATGAGATCATTCAGGATGATATCTTCAGGAGATTATCGGCATGTCATAATGTTATCTTTACCGGACATCAGGCTTTCTTAACCGCAGAAGCTCTAGGTTCTATCGCATTGACCAGTCTCACCAATGTTCGCCAGTTACTCGATGGGGAGCCATGTCCCAATGCGCTATTTTAA